The DNA region GAGATTAATGTCCTTGAAACAGCAGTTCCGGTCCTCCGTTACACCCGGCACCTAGGTTTCAGGCACCGGGACAGTCGACCGGTGCCGGCAACCGGAGGAGGGAGGCGTCGTCCATGTCGATCGAGGAGTTCGACGCACTCGCCGAGGCCGAGGCCGCCGCCGCCCTGCGCGCCTGCGTCGACATCGACTCCTGGGTGGCCGCCCTCCTCGCCGGCCGCCCGTACGGCGACGCCGACGCCCTGCGCGCCGCCGCACGCGGCGAGTCCCGCACCTGGTCGGCCGCGGAGGTCGACGACGCGCTGGCCGGTCATCCGCGGATCGGCGAGCGTGCGGACCGGGGTCAGGCCGGCGCCGCGCACTCCGCGCGCGAGCAGGCGGGTCTGGACCCGGCCGACGCCGACCTGGCCGCCCGGCTGCGGGCCGGCAACGAGCGCTACGAGGAGCGCTTCGGGCGGATCTACCTGGTGCGCGCCAAGGGTCGCAGCGGCCCGGAGCTGCTGCGGCTGCTCGAGGAGCGGCTCTCGCACGACCCCGCCACCGAGCAGCGGGTCACCCACGAGCAGCTGGCCGAGATCGCCCTGCTGCGGCTGGAGGACCTGCTCACCGCCCCCGCACCCGATCCGGCCACCGCGCCGCAGGAGCCCCGATGAGCACGCTGTCCACCCACGTCCTCGACGCCGAGCGGGGCCGCCCCGCGGCCGGCATCGCGGTCGCCTTCGAGCTGCCCGACGGCAGCACCACGACCGGAGCCACCGACGTCGACGGCCGCCTGCGCCTGGAGTCGGCGGTCGGGGTCGGCACCGGTGCGATCAGCTTCCGGACCGGGCCGTGGTTCGCCGACCGGGGCCGGGCCACCTTCTATCCCGAGATCCGGGTCGCCTTCGCGATCGACGCCGACGACGAGCACTACCACGTCGCACTCCTGCTGAGCCCTTCTCCTACACCACCTACCGAGGTAGCTGAATGACGCAGACGCCGTACGTCCTCTCCGGCCTCGAGCACGGGAAGGCCGAGTGCCGCCTGGTGAAGGTGGACCGCGACGGACCCGAGCACGTGCTGCACGACCTGACGGTGAGCACCCGGCTGCGCGGCGACTTCGCCGCGGCCTACACCGACGGCGACAACGGCCACGTGCACGCCACCGACACCCAGAAGAACACCGTGTTCGCGCTCGCCCGGGAGCACGGCGTCGCCACGCCGGAGGCGTTCCTGCTGCGGTTGGCCGCACACTGGCGCGAGCAGCCGTGGGTGACCGGCACCTGGTTCAGCGCCGAGCAGCACGGGTGGCAGCGGATCGGCGCCGACGGCCACGCGTTCTCCCGGAGCGGTCCGGAGACCCGGACCTGTTGGGTGCAGACCGACGGACCTCGCACGTTCGTGCTGGCCGGGTTGACCGACCTGGTCGTGCTGAAGTCCACCGGCAGCGAGTTCCACGGGTTCCCCCGGGACCGCTACACCACGCTGGCCGAGACCGACGACCGGATCCTGGCGACCAGCGTCACCGCCACCTGGCGGTATGCGACCGGCTCCGAGGAGCGGGCCGGCACGGACGGGGACGCCCTGCACGCCGCCGCCCGGGCGGCGATGGTGGAGGCGTTCGCCGTCACCCACAGCCTCGCGCTGCAGCAGACCATCCAGGCGATGGCCACCGCCGCGCTGGACGCGGTGCCGGAGATGGCGGAGATCCGGATCAGCTGCCCCAACAAGCA from Nocardioides sambongensis includes:
- the uraD gene encoding 2-oxo-4-hydroxy-4-carboxy-5-ureidoimidazoline decarboxylase, which codes for MSIEEFDALAEAEAAAALRACVDIDSWVAALLAGRPYGDADALRAAARGESRTWSAAEVDDALAGHPRIGERADRGQAGAAHSAREQAGLDPADADLAARLRAGNERYEERFGRIYLVRAKGRSGPELLRLLEERLSHDPATEQRVTHEQLAEIALLRLEDLLTAPAPDPATAPQEPR
- a CDS encoding hydroxyisourate hydrolase → MSTLSTHVLDAERGRPAAGIAVAFELPDGSTTTGATDVDGRLRLESAVGVGTGAISFRTGPWFADRGRATFYPEIRVAFAIDADDEHYHVALLLSPSPTPPTEVAE
- the pucL gene encoding factor-independent urate hydroxylase yields the protein MTQTPYVLSGLEHGKAECRLVKVDRDGPEHVLHDLTVSTRLRGDFAAAYTDGDNGHVHATDTQKNTVFALAREHGVATPEAFLLRLAAHWREQPWVTGTWFSAEQHGWQRIGADGHAFSRSGPETRTCWVQTDGPRTFVLAGLTDLVVLKSTGSEFHGFPRDRYTTLAETDDRILATSVTATWRYATGSEERAGTDGDALHAAARAAMVEAFAVTHSLALQQTIQAMATAALDAVPEMAEIRISCPNKHHFLVDLEPFGLDNPGEVFVAADRPYGLISATVSRDAAEPAAWVGIG